In one window of Verrucomicrobiia bacterium DNA:
- a CDS encoding PQQ-like beta-propeller repeat protein, with translation MKTLPRLMSRWSGLCITLMAGLAWMASHATAADWPQWRGPQRNGLSPETGLLKQWPAGGPRLLWQVKDLGQGYAAPAVAGNRLYVLANEGLEDEFVQAHDVADGKRLWRTRLGKVGNPNQQPRFPAARSTPTVDGEMLFALSSDGDLACLESATGKIRWQKSLREDFGGKPGTWAYAESPLVDGEVVVCTPGGNEATLVALNKNNGSVLWKCPISGANEAAYASAIVIETGGLKQYVQMISGGLVGVDAKTGKLLWRYDKTVSKFKANIPSPVARGTWIFSAGAGTGGGTVKLGMAAGSVQVEEVYFGPKLPTAIGGAVLVGDYLYGTSAQGLMCLEFATGQVKWENPSLGAASLLYADGLLYLHGENGAVALVEATPEAYREKGRFNPPDRPTRSQPMEKSWAYPALANGRLFLRDHQLLWCYEVKGGAGAN, from the coding sequence ATGAAAACATTACCTCGCCTCATGTCTCGTTGGAGCGGTTTATGCATCACGCTCATGGCCGGCCTGGCCTGGATGGCTTCCCATGCCACCGCCGCCGACTGGCCGCAGTGGCGCGGCCCCCAACGGAACGGCCTTTCCCCCGAGACCGGCCTGTTGAAACAATGGCCTGCTGGAGGTCCACGCCTCTTGTGGCAGGTGAAGGATTTGGGTCAGGGTTATGCCGCCCCCGCGGTGGCAGGTAATCGTCTGTACGTGCTCGCCAACGAGGGTCTGGAAGACGAATTTGTGCAAGCTCACGACGTGGCGGACGGCAAACGTCTTTGGCGTACCCGCCTGGGCAAGGTGGGGAATCCCAATCAACAACCGCGTTTTCCCGCGGCCCGCTCCACGCCCACGGTGGATGGTGAAATGCTGTTCGCCCTGAGTTCCGATGGTGACCTGGCGTGTCTGGAAAGCGCCACCGGCAAAATTCGCTGGCAAAAGAGCCTCCGCGAGGATTTTGGGGGCAAGCCCGGCACCTGGGCCTATGCCGAGTCCCCCCTGGTGGATGGTGAGGTGGTGGTTTGCACCCCCGGCGGCAATGAGGCCACCCTGGTAGCTTTGAACAAGAACAACGGCAGCGTCCTTTGGAAATGCCCCATCAGCGGCGCCAATGAAGCCGCCTATGCCTCGGCCATCGTGATCGAAACGGGCGGCCTCAAACAATACGTGCAAATGATCTCCGGCGGCCTGGTCGGCGTGGACGCCAAAACCGGCAAGCTGTTGTGGCGCTACGACAAAACCGTCAGTAAATTTAAGGCCAACATCCCCTCCCCTGTGGCCCGGGGCACCTGGATCTTCAGTGCCGGCGCCGGCACGGGAGGAGGAACGGTCAAGCTGGGCATGGCCGCCGGCAGTGTGCAGGTCGAAGAAGTCTATTTTGGCCCCAAACTACCCACCGCCATCGGTGGCGCTGTCCTGGTGGGCGATTATCTCTACGGCACCAGCGCCCAAGGCTTAATGTGTCTGGAATTCGCCACCGGCCAGGTCAAATGGGAAAATCCCTCCCTGGGGGCCGCCTCCCTGCTGTATGCCGATGGCCTGTTGTATCTCCACGGCGAGAATGGCGCGGTGGCTTTGGTGGAAGCAACGCCCGAGGCCTATCGTGAAAAAGGCCGCTTCAATCCACCGGATCGTCCCACCCGCAGCCAACCCATGGAAAAATCCTGGGCTTATCCTGCGCTGGCCAACGGCCGTCTTTTCCTGCGGGATCACCAACTGTTGTGGTGCTATGAGGTGAAGGGCGGTGCGGGGGCGAATTAG
- the radC gene encoding DNA repair protein RadC, which yields MDSTLDDGREAVAPILMRDFPLSERPREHLARFGAERCSNAQLLAILLRTGTKGRNVIHVAEDLLARFGSLEALSRATVEQLCKISGVGRDKAVTLLAAFQLAVRMAREKAHEQPLLDSPDKVADLLREENAQYQTEQFQLVLLNTRRRLIRVEKLAQGTLDSVTVHPRDVFRLAIAANASAIILVHNHPSGDPSPSEADLRLTRDLIRAGYLLRIEVLDHVILGRPGPGREKDYASLRAMGAWA from the coding sequence ATGGATTCCACCCTGGATGACGGTCGCGAGGCTGTTGCCCCCATTTTAATGCGCGATTTTCCCCTCAGCGAGCGGCCGCGGGAGCACCTGGCGCGTTTTGGAGCGGAGCGCTGCTCGAATGCGCAGTTGCTGGCCATCCTGTTGCGCACCGGTACCAAAGGCCGCAATGTGATTCACGTGGCCGAGGACTTGCTGGCTCGATTCGGCTCGCTGGAGGCCTTGAGCCGGGCGACCGTGGAGCAGTTATGCAAGATTTCCGGTGTGGGCCGGGACAAGGCGGTGACGTTGCTGGCGGCCTTTCAACTGGCAGTGCGCATGGCGCGGGAGAAGGCTCACGAGCAACCATTGTTAGATTCGCCTGACAAGGTGGCGGACTTGTTGCGCGAAGAGAATGCCCAGTATCAAACGGAGCAGTTTCAACTGGTGCTCTTAAACACCCGCCGGCGACTGATTCGGGTGGAAAAACTGGCCCAGGGGACCCTGGACAGTGTGACGGTGCATCCGCGCGATGTGTTCCGGCTGGCCATTGCGGCCAATGCCTCGGCCATCATTCTGGTGCACAACCATCCCAGCGGCGATCCCTCGCCTTCGGAGGCGGATTTGCGCCTCACGCGCGATCTCATCCGGGCCGGTTATTTGCTCCGGATTGAGGTATTGGATCACGTCATCCTGGGACGGCCCGGCCCGGGACGCGAAAAAGACTATGCCTCCCTGCGGGCCATGGGCGCCTGGGCATGA
- a CDS encoding Gfo/Idh/MocA family oxidoreductase: MKKVRLGIIGMGNMGRFHADYLLKGQVARAELTAVSDAYTPNLAAYSQLKTFDSSEALIRSGAVDAVIIATPHFLHTTIGMDALKNGLHVLVEKPISVHKADCERLLAVHTDKRLVFAAMFQQRTDPRYKRIKHLITSGELGQIVRTNWIVTDWYRTEAYYASGGWRATWKGEGGGVLLNQCPHNLDMLIWLAGAPCRVRGFCQLGRYHNIEVEDNVTAYFEYPNGGTGVFITSTGEAPGTNRLEIVGERGRLVLEGGRINFTRNEVSMLEFSKTSKAGFARPDIWNVEIPAPNTGAAHHEITQNFVDAILDGAPLIAPAAEGLHSVELANAILYSSLTQQTIELPLDGASYEAKLNQLIAESRFEKKVVQTTAEDFTKSFSR; the protein is encoded by the coding sequence ATGAAAAAAGTGCGTTTGGGCATCATCGGCATGGGGAACATGGGACGTTTTCACGCGGATTACCTCCTCAAAGGACAGGTGGCCCGGGCGGAATTGACCGCCGTCAGCGACGCCTACACCCCCAACCTGGCCGCCTATTCCCAGCTTAAAACCTTTGACAGCAGCGAAGCGCTGATTCGCTCCGGCGCCGTAGATGCCGTGATCATCGCCACCCCGCACTTCCTCCATACCACCATCGGCATGGATGCCTTGAAGAACGGCCTGCATGTGCTGGTGGAAAAACCCATCTCGGTACACAAGGCTGACTGCGAACGCCTGCTGGCCGTGCACACGGATAAACGCCTGGTCTTCGCGGCCATGTTTCAACAGCGCACCGACCCCCGCTACAAGCGTATCAAACATTTGATTACCTCGGGGGAGTTGGGCCAAATCGTCCGCACCAACTGGATTGTCACCGACTGGTATCGCACCGAAGCCTATTACGCCAGCGGCGGCTGGCGCGCCACCTGGAAGGGCGAAGGCGGCGGCGTGCTGCTCAACCAGTGCCCGCACAATCTGGACATGCTCATCTGGCTGGCGGGCGCCCCCTGCCGGGTGCGCGGTTTTTGCCAGTTGGGGCGTTATCACAACATCGAGGTGGAGGACAACGTCACTGCCTACTTTGAATACCCCAACGGCGGCACCGGCGTCTTCATCACCTCCACGGGAGAAGCCCCTGGCACCAACCGCCTGGAAATCGTGGGCGAACGCGGGCGTTTGGTGCTCGAAGGCGGGCGCATCAATTTCACGCGCAATGAAGTGTCCATGCTGGAGTTCAGCAAGACCTCCAAGGCCGGCTTCGCGCGGCCGGACATCTGGAACGTGGAAATCCCAGCTCCCAACACCGGCGCCGCTCACCACGAAATCACGCAAAACTTTGTGGACGCCATCCTGGACGGTGCCCCGCTGATTGCACCGGCCGCCGAGGGCCTGCATAGTGTGGAGCTGGCCAACGCCATCTTGTATTCCTCCTTGACGCAGCAAACCATCGAACTGCCGCTGGACGGCGCATCCTACGAGGCCAAACTCAATCAACTCATCGCAGAATCCCGTTTCGAGAAAAAAGTGGTGCAAACCACCGCCGAGGATTTTACCAAGTCCTTCAGCCGTTAA
- a CDS encoding glycosyltransferase family 4 protein, protein MLNWRDPLSPKAGGAERVSLAHLRELVRRGHEVFWFSYAFPGGAPQEVYDGITVVRAGQMFQAVAAARRWCRQQPRFDLVIDQHHGIPWYAPWWCRTHCIAYIHEVLGPIWNSFYPEPTATLGRWQERWTHWLYRKVPFWTVCQGTAEQLRRSGVRRVYVFYNGIHTPALPQLEPKPLLAPVRLIVVSRLAPNKRIDHALHTLPLLRQAGVPAHLTIVGGGEDESRLRALVQSLGVTHEVRFTGPLAEAAKDEELRQAHLLLHASVREGWGLNVIEANAMGTPAVVYPVTGLAESTVHRQTGLVVEEETPAALARGVLYFWKQPEEYEKCRRAAWERAKALHWDNILPRTCDWLESMARGG, encoded by the coding sequence ATGCTTAACTGGCGCGACCCCCTCAGCCCCAAGGCCGGCGGGGCCGAGCGCGTTTCCCTGGCCCACCTGCGGGAACTGGTGCGCCGGGGGCATGAGGTTTTCTGGTTTTCTTATGCGTTTCCCGGAGGCGCACCGCAGGAGGTGTACGATGGCATCACCGTGGTGCGCGCCGGGCAGATGTTTCAGGCGGTGGCCGCGGCGCGGCGGTGGTGCCGGCAACAGCCCCGTTTTGACCTGGTGATTGATCAGCATCATGGCATCCCCTGGTATGCGCCCTGGTGGTGTCGCACTCACTGTATTGCGTACATTCACGAGGTGCTTGGCCCGATTTGGAACTCCTTTTACCCGGAGCCCACGGCCACGCTGGGCCGCTGGCAGGAGCGGTGGACCCACTGGCTTTATCGGAAAGTGCCTTTCTGGACGGTGTGCCAGGGCACGGCCGAGCAGTTGCGCCGCAGCGGTGTCAGGCGGGTGTATGTTTTTTACAACGGCATTCATACGCCGGCCCTGCCGCAGCTTGAGCCCAAACCGCTGCTGGCGCCGGTGCGGCTGATTGTGGTTTCGCGGCTTGCACCCAATAAACGCATTGATCATGCCCTTCACACCCTGCCACTTTTGCGGCAGGCAGGCGTGCCCGCACACTTGACCATCGTGGGCGGGGGGGAAGATGAGTCCCGCTTGCGGGCTTTGGTGCAATCGCTGGGGGTGACGCACGAGGTGCGGTTCACTGGCCCGCTGGCAGAGGCGGCCAAGGATGAAGAATTGCGTCAGGCCCATCTGCTGCTCCACGCCTCGGTGCGGGAGGGATGGGGACTCAACGTGATTGAGGCCAATGCGATGGGCACCCCGGCGGTGGTCTATCCGGTGACCGGCCTCGCTGAATCCACGGTCCACCGCCAGACTGGTCTGGTGGTGGAGGAGGAAACTCCTGCGGCGCTGGCGCGAGGAGTGTTGTATTTTTGGAAACAGCCGGAGGAATATGAGAAGTGCCGCCGGGCCGCATGGGAACGCGCTAAAGCACTTCACTGGGACAACATCCTTCCGCGCACGTGTGACTGGCTGGAGTCCATGGCACGCGGGGGTTAG
- the uvrB gene encoding excinuclease ABC subunit UvrB — protein MFELEAPYQPAGDQPTAIEQLCRFLEAGHRHQTLLGVTGSGKTFTIANVIQRVQKPTLVISHNKTLAAQLYAEFKSFFPRNAVEYFISYFDYYQPEAYIPRTDTYIEKDSSINEAIERMRLSTMSALFTRSDVIVVASVSCIYGIGSREDYEAMIVKVRVGQEMTREQLLEGLVNLQYNRNDIEFTRGQFRVRGDTVEICPAGTEDALRVEFFGDVIERLTRFDPLTGHRLEELQAATIFPAKQFVTPAEKLRPALLAIREELSERIAWFEKHNKLIEAQRIKMRTEYDLEMLEEMGFCPGIENYSRHLAGRPPGSRPCTLLDFFPKDYLLVIDESHATVPQIGGMYAGDRSRKQVLVDYGFRLPSALDNRPLNFEEFQSLQGQTIYVSATPGERELAWSEGRVAELIVRPTGLLDPKVTVKPLRGQIDDLIEEARKRVERKERVLVTTLTKRTAEELTDYLRDIGINVRYLHSEIDALERVEILRDLRRGAFDVLVGINLLREGLDLPEVSLVAILDADKEGYLRSATSLIQTAGRAARHLHGEVILYADVMTQSIQKFLETSRYRRQKQEEYNRRHNITPRSVSRALESGLAEREQQQETAAAVLRETAGDLDLQETLRELEEEMLEAANNLEFEKAALLRDQIRELQRLAGQGGVAVAGRPIHYGKRSSRGGRRRTAKKVV, from the coding sequence ATGTTTGAACTTGAGGCGCCCTACCAACCCGCGGGAGATCAACCCACGGCCATCGAGCAACTATGCCGTTTTCTGGAGGCCGGGCATCGGCACCAGACGTTGTTGGGGGTGACCGGCTCCGGCAAGACCTTCACCATTGCCAACGTGATCCAGCGGGTGCAAAAACCCACGCTGGTCATTTCCCACAATAAAACCCTGGCCGCCCAACTGTACGCGGAGTTCAAGTCCTTTTTTCCGCGCAACGCGGTGGAGTACTTCATCAGTTATTTCGATTACTACCAGCCGGAAGCCTACATTCCGCGCACGGACACCTATATCGAGAAAGATTCCAGTATTAACGAGGCCATTGAGCGGATGCGGCTCTCCACCATGAGCGCGCTGTTCACCCGCTCCGATGTCATTGTGGTGGCCAGTGTGTCATGTATCTACGGCATCGGCAGCCGCGAGGATTATGAGGCCATGATTGTCAAAGTGCGGGTGGGGCAGGAAATGACCCGGGAGCAGTTGCTGGAAGGGCTGGTGAATCTGCAATACAACCGCAACGACATTGAGTTTACCCGCGGCCAGTTTCGTGTGCGCGGCGATACGGTGGAAATCTGCCCTGCCGGGACGGAGGATGCCTTGCGGGTGGAGTTTTTTGGCGACGTGATTGAACGACTGACCCGGTTTGACCCCCTGACCGGCCATCGTCTGGAAGAGCTGCAAGCGGCCACCATTTTTCCGGCCAAGCAGTTTGTGACGCCCGCCGAAAAGCTGCGGCCGGCTTTGCTGGCCATTCGGGAGGAGCTTTCCGAGCGCATTGCGTGGTTCGAGAAGCACAACAAACTTATTGAAGCCCAGCGCATTAAAATGCGCACCGAGTATGATCTGGAGATGCTCGAGGAAATGGGTTTTTGTCCGGGCATTGAGAATTACTCCCGGCATCTGGCGGGGCGGCCGCCGGGATCGCGTCCTTGCACGCTACTGGATTTTTTCCCCAAGGACTATTTGCTGGTGATTGACGAATCTCATGCCACCGTGCCCCAAATTGGCGGGATGTACGCCGGGGACCGTTCGCGCAAGCAGGTGTTGGTGGATTACGGCTTTCGTCTGCCCAGTGCGCTGGACAATCGTCCCCTTAACTTTGAGGAGTTTCAGAGTCTGCAGGGCCAGACCATTTACGTCAGCGCCACGCCGGGGGAGCGTGAGCTGGCCTGGAGCGAGGGGCGGGTGGCTGAGCTGATTGTGCGGCCCACCGGCCTGCTGGATCCCAAAGTGACGGTGAAACCCTTGCGTGGCCAGATTGATGATTTGATCGAAGAGGCCCGCAAACGGGTGGAGCGCAAAGAGCGTGTGCTGGTGACTACTTTGACCAAACGCACCGCAGAAGAGCTGACGGATTATCTGCGGGACATTGGCATCAATGTCCGTTATCTACACAGTGAAATTGACGCGCTGGAGCGGGTGGAGATATTGCGTGACTTGCGCCGGGGGGCCTTCGATGTGTTGGTGGGCATCAATCTTCTGCGCGAAGGGCTGGATTTGCCGGAGGTTTCACTGGTGGCGATTCTGGATGCGGACAAGGAGGGTTACTTGCGGAGCGCCACCAGTTTGATCCAGACGGCGGGGCGGGCGGCCCGACATCTCCATGGAGAGGTTATTCTCTATGCGGACGTGATGACTCAAAGCATTCAGAAATTTCTGGAGACTTCGCGTTACCGCCGGCAGAAACAGGAGGAGTACAACCGCCGGCACAACATTACTCCCCGCAGTGTGAGTCGGGCCCTGGAATCCGGGCTGGCCGAACGCGAACAACAGCAGGAGACGGCGGCTGCAGTGTTGCGCGAGACTGCCGGGGATCTGGATTTGCAGGAGACCTTGCGTGAATTGGAGGAGGAGATGCTGGAAGCCGCCAACAACTTGGAATTTGAGAAGGCCGCCTTGTTGCGGGATCAGATTCGCGAGCTGCAGCGCCTGGCGGGGCAGGGTGGGGTAGCCGTGGCCGGACGTCCCATCCATTACGGGAAACGTTCCTCCCGGGGCGGCCGGCGGAGGACGGCAAAAAAAGTGGTTTGA
- a CDS encoding rhomboid family intramembrane serine protease, which produces MRQIGIIANESQARIFSHCLVAKGIANEVEAEGPNRWAVWVHDEDRLAEAAGLLQRFLSNPTATEWKEAARQAARLLEAERRELKEYAERVRDAEEVMPRSRPFGVGLLTLVLIGICAYVAVVSKAGKNLEVVYPLMIADPSRWAGQLTEVRHGEVWRLVTPIFIHYGPLHLIFNMLWLFQLGSLLEARKGSLYFLLLVLVIAAGSNLAQYLMVNPRFGGMSGVVYGLFGYAWMRGKYDPASGMTLASEVVLLMLLWFGVCWFGLVGPIANAAHTAGLLIGMGWGFLSAKWHRR; this is translated from the coding sequence ATGCGGCAGATTGGGATCATAGCCAACGAGAGTCAGGCCCGGATTTTCAGCCATTGCCTGGTGGCGAAGGGCATTGCCAACGAGGTCGAGGCCGAGGGGCCGAACCGGTGGGCGGTCTGGGTGCACGATGAAGACCGTCTGGCCGAGGCGGCGGGATTGTTGCAGCGTTTTCTTTCCAATCCCACGGCGACTGAATGGAAGGAGGCCGCGCGCCAGGCCGCCCGTTTGCTGGAGGCGGAGCGCCGGGAGCTGAAGGAATACGCCGAGCGGGTGCGTGACGCCGAAGAGGTGATGCCGCGAAGCCGTCCTTTTGGGGTGGGATTGCTGACGCTCGTCCTGATAGGCATTTGCGCCTACGTGGCGGTGGTGAGCAAGGCCGGGAAAAACTTGGAGGTGGTCTATCCCTTGATGATTGCCGATCCCAGCCGCTGGGCCGGCCAGTTAACCGAGGTCAGGCACGGGGAGGTCTGGCGGCTGGTCACCCCCATTTTCATCCACTACGGACCGCTGCATCTGATTTTCAACATGCTCTGGTTGTTCCAACTGGGATCGCTGCTGGAGGCGCGCAAGGGCAGTCTTTATTTTTTGCTGCTCGTGCTCGTGATCGCCGCCGGCTCCAATCTGGCGCAGTACCTCATGGTTAATCCCCGCTTTGGCGGCATGTCGGGCGTGGTGTATGGCCTGTTTGGATATGCCTGGATGCGTGGCAAGTATGATCCCGCCTCTGGCATGACCCTGGCCAGCGAGGTGGTGCTTCTGATGCTGCTGTGGTTTGGGGTATGCTGGTTTGGACTGGTGGGGCCGATTGCCAACGCGGCCCACACAGCGGGATTACTGATTGGGATGGGTTGGGGATTCTTGTCCGCCAAATGGCATCGCCGTTAG
- a CDS encoding aldo/keto reductase, translating to MKRREFLASLAAATAGAAALPSSLPGAPDAASPARDRLGALLPTRPLGKTGVQVTAFCLGGHHAELKRTPAETQAIIEAALEHGCRFFDNAKNYSDGEAERRYGQYLVPKYRDLVFIMTKSSATTAAEARKELDGSLQRMKCDYLDLWQIHHITSPEDVETRLKNGVLDVFLEAKRSGKTRFIGFTGHSNYQAHLRMLALLKERGLDLDTCQMPINLCDPHYESFITNVLPLLQQRQYGILAMKTMAYGTMVGQPGFGSQPYPNPLTRSGVTPRQMHEYVYSLPVSALVSGCTSPKEVAENTSWLREFKGLPEAERQRLLALSAKHAGQAIESYKSPPKKD from the coding sequence ATGAAACGCCGCGAATTCCTTGCTTCTCTGGCTGCCGCCACCGCTGGAGCGGCAGCGCTGCCGTCCTCCCTGCCGGGCGCCCCGGACGCAGCTTCGCCTGCCCGTGACCGTTTGGGCGCGTTATTGCCCACCCGGCCGCTGGGAAAAACGGGGGTGCAGGTGACGGCGTTCTGCCTGGGGGGACATCACGCGGAGTTGAAACGCACGCCGGCGGAGACACAGGCCATCATCGAAGCGGCGCTGGAACACGGATGCCGTTTTTTTGACAACGCCAAGAATTACAGCGATGGCGAGGCGGAGCGGCGCTATGGGCAATACCTCGTGCCCAAGTACCGGGACCTGGTTTTTATCATGACCAAGAGCAGCGCCACCACGGCAGCGGAGGCCCGCAAGGAGCTGGACGGCTCGCTGCAGCGGATGAAGTGCGATTACCTGGATCTTTGGCAGATTCATCACATCACCTCGCCGGAGGATGTTGAGACCCGCCTGAAGAACGGGGTTTTGGATGTGTTTTTGGAGGCTAAACGCTCGGGGAAAACCCGTTTTATTGGCTTCACCGGCCATTCCAATTATCAGGCGCATTTGCGAATGCTGGCTCTCCTCAAGGAGCGTGGGCTGGACTTGGACACCTGCCAGATGCCCATCAATTTGTGCGATCCTCATTATGAGTCCTTCATCACCAACGTGCTCCCGTTATTGCAACAGCGGCAATATGGTATTCTGGCGATGAAAACCATGGCCTACGGAACGATGGTGGGCCAGCCGGGTTTCGGCTCCCAACCTTACCCCAATCCCTTGACCCGCTCGGGCGTCACTCCGCGGCAGATGCATGAATACGTTTATTCCCTGCCGGTGTCGGCGCTGGTCAGCGGCTGCACCTCGCCCAAGGAGGTAGCCGAGAACACAAGCTGGCTGCGCGAATTCAAAGGGCTGCCGGAGGCGGAGCGCCAACGCCTTTTGGCCCTCTCCGCCAAACACGCCGGCCAGGCCATTGAAAGCTACAAATCGCCGCCTAAAAAGGACTGA